The Chlorobaculum sp. MV4-Y genome contains the following window.
CAAAGGCGCGCAGGGCGTCGATCTGCTCGGAAATCTGCATTGCGCCAAGTTCCGCGCCGTTGCGCGATCCATAGCGCGCCGAAAGCATCAGGCCCATCAAGAGCGGTCCGAGCTCGCGCAGCACCGCGTTTGAGGTAGAGCGGCCAAGCATCGTTTTCGCGCCGAACTCTTCAAGCAGGTTGCCCACCTCCATCGACATCAGCGCTCCGATGGAGATCGAACTGACCAGCACGATCGGAATCGACTCGACGCCGCAGATCAGCGCTTGGTCGAGCACGTCACGCCAGTAGCGCTTTGCCTTGGGCAGAGTAGCAAAGGCCCGGAGAGCGAAATGAAAAAATTCCTGCATGGTCAGCACAAACTCCTTGAAGCGGAGCATCTTGCTTTCCAAGAGGTTACCGATGAGCGTTGCTGCCATAATTACAGGGTCAATTCATCAAAAAAACGCAGTGCATGGCGTCCCGGTGCAAGTATATGAAAACCTGACCGAATCTTCAGCCAAAGGGCGGAAAAATCTCACTCTTTGGCTGCCGGGGCAAGCCGGCTTTTCATTTTGGTCACCCATTCATAGGGGATCCATACCTGGCCGAAGTTGTCTTCGTGATCTTTCAGGCCGTGATAATCCGAGCCGCCCGAAAAGAGCAGGAAGTACTCGTTGGCAATTTCGCGGTAGTAGTTCTGGCGGTACGTGTCATGCGAAGGATGGATGATTTCGAGACCGTCCAGTCCGAAGGAGATGAGCTGCCGGAGGATTTCATCGGGCACGTTCTGCGCCGGATGGGCGAGGAACGACAGCCCGCCAGCTTCGTTGATGAGGCGGATAACCTCTTCCGGATGCGTTTCGATGCTCTTGACGTAAGCTGGGCTGTGCGAGCCGAGGTACTTGCTGAAAGCTTCGCTGAAACTTTTGACAAAGCCGCCATCCTGAAGCACCGCCGCGATGTGCGGACGCCCCACGCTGCCGTTCTGGGCCTTCATGATGATCTGTTCGATCTCGATTTTGACGCCCATCTTCGCCAGTTTCTGCACCATGCGTTCAGCCCGTTCCGTGCGGAGAAGGCGGCAGTGGTCAAGATAACGCTTCAGCTCGGATTGCTGATAGTCAAAAAAATAACCCAGGATATGAATGTCATACCCTTTGTAGGCCGAGCTCATCTCTACACCGGGGATAAGCTCCAGACCCAATTCGAGTGCTAATGGCTTTGCTTGGTCTATACCCTTAACGGTATCATGATCGGTGATGCTGATGGCTTTCAGCCCGGCATAAACCGCCTTGCGCACGATCTCTTCTGGCGTGAACAGACCGTCCGAACATTTGGTGTGTATGTGTAAATCTGCTTTATCAAAGCCATTATGCCCTACACCTGACGAGCTGTATGGCATGGCCAAAGTTTTGTTTAGTGTTTTTTTAATCTGACTATATAATAAAATTTCCTTCTCTGTTGTACACAATTAACAATAATTTTTGTGGTAGAAAGTTGCAGTGCGGCAGACGGCGCCCTCTGCGCTATCGCGCACGTATCCGCCAGCGAGTCAGCTCCTCCAGGTGAGCACATCGTTTACGGGCGCAGATCAGACGGATTGAACAGCGCAGTCTGATCTGCGACTGCCAGGCAGCCGCGCTTGTCACATGGGCAGCAGGTGGCCGGTGCCGAGCATGACGATGAGGCCGATGCCGACAATCAGGCGGTAGGCGATGAAGATACCGGTGGTGTGGCGCTTGAGGTAGTTGAGCAGAAAGGCGATGGAGAGGTAGCCGACAATGAAGGCGGCGATAGTTGCGACCACAAGGTTGATGATGTTGTGTGTCGATAACATGATTTCGTGCCGGGTCTGGTACAGTTCGAGCATTCCGGCAGCGAAGACCGAAGGAAGTGAGAGCAGGAACGAGAAGCGCGCGGCGGTTTCTCGGTCGAGGTTGCGGAACAGCCCGCCGGTGATGGTGACGCCGGAGCGCGACGAACCGGGAATGAGCGCCGTCGCCTGGGCCAGTCCGATGATGATGGCGTCCGTCCAGCTGAGTTCATTGATCGATTTGCCTCTGCGCCCGTTGCGGGTGCGATTGGCGGTGTGTTTCTCGGCTACGACCAGCACAAGTGCCAAGCTGATCATCGAGGCGGAGACGATGTAGAGCGAGCGCAGAACGGTTTCGATCTCGTGCTTGAACAAGAGGCCGAAGACGACGATCGGTATCGTGCCGACGGCGATCATCCAGCCCGTTCGTGCCTCGTCCGTTGCGAGTGGTCTGCCCTTGAAGATGCCGGAGATAACCGCCCCGCTGATCGAGACGATGTCCTTTGCAAAGTAGATCATCACCGCCGCGAGCGTGCCGATCTGGATGATCGCCGTGAAAGCTGCACCCGGATCGCCCCATCCCATGAGGGCTGGTACGATGCGCAAGTGCGCCGAGCTGCTGATGGGCAGGAATTCGGTGAGACCTTGTACGATGCCGAGGATGATGGCCTGAAAGAGGTTCATTGGATGGTTGTGACTTCGGTTATTTGATTCCGCATTGTGAAAGGGCCTCGCCGATGCGCTTTGCTGCTGCCATGACAGCGCGGCCACGGTGGCTGATGGCGTTTTTCTCGTCGATGGTGAGCTGGGCGAAGGTGCGCTCCATCCCCTCCGGCGCGAAGACCGGGTCGTAACCGAAGCCTCCGTCCCCCTGCGGCTCTGTGGTGATGACGCCGTCGATGTGCCCGTCGGTGGTTTCGTCGAAGAGCATCGCGCCGCCCTCCGTCACGGGCAGACGCCCCTTCATGGCGATGACCGTCCGGAAGCGGGCCGTGCGATCGCTTTTGCCTTGCATCGCCGAGAGCAGGTGGCGGACGTTGTCTTCGTAGGTTCTTGCGACGCCCTCCGGCACGGGCGCGTAGCGAGCGGAGTAAACGCCGGGCGCGCCGCCGAGCGCGTCAACTTCGAGGCCGGTGTCGTCGGCCAGCGCGATGAACCAGTCGAGGCGCGGCGCGACCAGCTCGAAGATCGCGTCCGCCTTGAGCCGGGCGTTGTCTTCGAGGGTCGGCTCGGTCTCCTCCACGTCGATGTCAAGTCCAAGATCTTGGAGCGAGCGGACGCTGATGCCGGAGGCCAGGCCTTCGAGCACGGGCTTCAGCTCGCGAACCTTGTCCTTGTTGCCGGTGGCGAGGACGATGGTGATGTCGGGATGTTTCGGTTCCATAGCGTTATCGGCGGATGAGGTCGAGAATTTCCTGTATGGCTGCCGGAAGCCCGATGAGCACGGCGCGAGAGATGATGGCGTGGCCGATGCTGACCTCCTCGATGTCGTGCAGCTCCCTGAATGGCGCGATGTTGAGGACGCTGAGGCCGTGCCCCGCAACCACGGTCAGCCCCATTTCGCGGGCGATGCGCGCCGACTTGCGGATGCGTTCCAGCTCATATGCCGTCTGTTCGTCGCTGGTGCAGAGCGAGTAGGTGCCGGTGTGAAACTCGACGATGTTCGCTCCGGCTTTGGAGGCAAGTGCGATCGACTCCTCTTCCGGCTCGATAAAGACGCTGACGCCGATCTCCTTGTCGCGCAACGGCTTGACGAATTCAGTCAGACGAATGAAGTGTTTCTGGATGGCGAATCCGCCCTCGGTGGTCAGCTCCTCACGCTTCTCCGGCACGAGTGTGACGAGGTCGGGTTTGACCGACAGCGCGATGCGCTGCATCTCGTCGGTCATGGCCATTTCGAGGTCGAGCTTGGTGGTAATCTCCTCCCTCAGCCGCGCGAGGTCGTTGTCCTTGATGTGGCGGCGGTCTTCGCGCAAATGGCAAACGATGCCCGCCGCGCCGTACTTTTCGGCGAGCAGGGCGGCTTCGACGGGATCGGGATGTCCTTCATTTCGTGCGTTACGCAGCGTGGCGATATGGTCAATATTGACGGCAAGTCTCATGTTCGTAGTCTCTTATGCGATGTTCATGCTTGGGGAATTGTCCCGGTGAGTTGAGAAGATAGATAAAACAAAAGAAACAAAACGTAAAATCAGCGGCAGGAAGGTGGATGGAGGCGCGGCTGTATTCGGATGCTTGCTTCGGGAACTTGGCGGTGATGCGGTAGCGTTATAACTTTGTATTGACGAAATTACAACCTTACCAAAGCAGCCATGATCAAGCAACTCACAAAACACGGCAACAGCATGGCGATGGTTATCGAAAAACCGATTCTCGAACTGATCGGCGCCGATGCCGACACTCCGTTTGAAATCACGACCGACGGCCAGGCGCTCATTCTCACGCCGCTGAAAAATCCAGAAGGGAGCGCGGCGTTCGGCGTGGCGCTTGAAAAGGTGAATACCCGCTATGCCAGGGCGTTGAAAAAACTTGCGGAGTGATGAGATTTCTGGAGCTTCACGAGGTTCTGCACATCCACCACGATCAGATCACCCGTTATGGCGGAACTCTCGGCGTTCGGGATATGGGCCTGCTCACCTCGGCGATTGCCATGCCGACAGCGACATTCAAGGGCGATTTTCTGCACACCGACATCCACGAAATGGCTGCGGCGTACCTTTTTCACTTGGTGAGGAGTTGCCCGTTTCTCGACGGAAACAAACGGGTCGGCGCGGTGTCAGCCATCGTTTTTCTCGCGTTGAACGGCTATGATTTTGAAGCGCCGGAAGACGATCTCGTTGAAATGGTTTGCGGTGTCGCCCGAAGCGAGCTGGAAAAAACTGATGTTGCTTTGTTTATGAGAATGTGGAGTGGAAAACGGTGAGTGTAGATAATCGTCTCCATTGTGGAAACAGAAGATTTAGACTCGTTTCTTTAGGAGCCATGTTAAGAACGTTTAGCTTCAATGGGATCAGCTTCTGCAGAAAAACGGCCGCGAAGTTTGAGCGTGGCTTCAACTGCGCGAATAGCCGCCCATAATATTATTAGTGAGAGAAAAATGTTGTTGCCTCCGCCCAAGTTTGCCCCTGCTTTATTGGCAAAAGTGACGCCAGCTGCAACAGAGGCGAGTATTAGCAAAATAACAGCGGCAGCTCGACTGTTATAACGGCGCAAAAAGAAACCACCGACAGCATAAATGACAGCGTCGAAAATGATGAAAAACCCAAGAAAGAAAGATAAAACTATTTGAAGAGCTGCGACAAAAAGAACCCCATCGATGTGTCTTTGACTACTTTAAGAGCATCGTCACGTGATTCAATTTTTGCAAACAACCCCTTCTTTTTCTCTTTTGATTTAGACATAAAAAGTTTTATCAATTTTTGTGATTGTATTTATTGCTTTATGAATAAGATCTTCAAATTTTTCTTTTTGGTTTTCTTTATAAAAAAATATTCCAATAGCTTTTTCTGGGGTTATAGAAATAGCATCTAAAGCCTCTTTGCAGCATCTAAGGGCAGATTCAATATGAATGCTAAAACTATCAGTGTTGAAATGGACGAGGTGGTTTCTTGTATTGTTTAGCCATTCGATATTTCTGCGATTTATGCTTTGATTATTTGAGAACACCTTGTCGAATAAATCCATAAAATAATCGAGTTTAGTGTTCGGTAATTCGCCATTATTGCTGTATGCTTCCAACCATTTTTTTCGATACTTTTCATTCCATGTTTGAAAGCTATTTCCTCCATGAAGGTTTATGCACATATATGCTTGTAATGCATTGTGAATAGATATTATGGCGTATTTCCAAGACAGGGGGTTCTCTTGAACCCGTTCAATGCAAGTGCAGAATTCAATTAATGACGCTTGCCCATCCGTGAGCCTATCAAAGTTTACGTAGT
Protein-coding sequences here:
- a CDS encoding MlaE family ABC transporter permease, which gives rise to MAATLIGNLLESKMLRFKEFVLTMQEFFHFALRAFATLPKAKRYWRDVLDQALICGVESIPIVLVSSISIGALMSMEVGNLLEEFGAKTMLGRSTSNAVLRELGPLLMGLMLSARYGSRNGAELGAMQISEQIDALRAFGTDPIAKLVMPRLLAALIMFVPLIALSDFAGLQTGALVAQFYHKLDPGIFWNSIYPRLLPKDFVVSFLKAPVFAIIITLVSSFNGFSARGGTAGVGRSTIKGIVASSGLVLVANFYVSKLVLDIMH
- a CDS encoding PHP domain-containing protein, with the protein product MPYSSSGVGHNGFDKADLHIHTKCSDGLFTPEEIVRKAVYAGLKAISITDHDTVKGIDQAKPLALELGLELIPGVEMSSAYKGYDIHILGYFFDYQQSELKRYLDHCRLLRTERAERMVQKLAKMGVKIEIEQIIMKAQNGSVGRPHIAAVLQDGGFVKSFSEAFSKYLGSHSPAYVKSIETHPEEVIRLINEAGGLSFLAHPAQNVPDEILRQLISFGLDGLEIIHPSHDTYRQNYYREIANEYFLLFSGGSDYHGLKDHEDNFGQVWIPYEWVTKMKSRLAPAAKE
- a CDS encoding undecaprenyl-diphosphate phosphatase, whose translation is MNLFQAIILGIVQGLTEFLPISSSAHLRIVPALMGWGDPGAAFTAIIQIGTLAAVMIYFAKDIVSISGAVISGIFKGRPLATDEARTGWMIAVGTIPIVVFGLLFKHEIETVLRSLYIVSASMISLALVLVVAEKHTANRTRNGRRGKSINELSWTDAIIIGLAQATALIPGSSRSGVTITGGLFRNLDRETAARFSFLLSLPSVFAAGMLELYQTRHEIMLSTHNIINLVVATIAAFIVGYLSIAFLLNYLKRHTTGIFIAYRLIVGIGLIVMLGTGHLLPM
- the rdgB gene encoding RdgB/HAM1 family non-canonical purine NTP pyrophosphatase, with product MEPKHPDITIVLATGNKDKVRELKPVLEGLASGISVRSLQDLGLDIDVEETEPTLEDNARLKADAIFELVAPRLDWFIALADDTGLEVDALGGAPGVYSARYAPVPEGVARTYEDNVRHLLSAMQGKSDRTARFRTVIAMKGRLPVTEGGAMLFDETTDGHIDGVITTEPQGDGGFGYDPVFAPEGMERTFAQLTIDEKNAISHRGRAVMAAAKRIGEALSQCGIK
- a CDS encoding pyridoxine 5'-phosphate synthase; its protein translation is MRLAVNIDHIATLRNARNEGHPDPVEAALLAEKYGAAGIVCHLREDRRHIKDNDLARLREEITTKLDLEMAMTDEMQRIALSVKPDLVTLVPEKREELTTEGGFAIQKHFIRLTEFVKPLRDKEIGVSVFIEPEEESIALASKAGANIVEFHTGTYSLCTSDEQTAYELERIRKSARIAREMGLTVVAGHGLSVLNIAPFRELHDIEEVSIGHAIISRAVLIGLPAAIQEILDLIRR
- a CDS encoding AbrB/MazE/SpoVT family DNA-binding domain-containing protein, with translation MIKQLTKHGNSMAMVIEKPILELIGADADTPFEITTDGQALILTPLKNPEGSAAFGVALEKVNTRYARALKKLAE
- a CDS encoding type II toxin-antitoxin system death-on-curing family toxin, whose product is MRFLELHEVLHIHHDQITRYGGTLGVRDMGLLTSAIAMPTATFKGDFLHTDIHEMAAAYLFHLVRSCPFLDGNKRVGAVSAIVFLALNGYDFEAPEDDLVEMVCGVARSELEKTDVALFMRMWSGKR